From the genome of Chloroflexota bacterium:
GATCCGCCGACGACATTCACAGAAATCGCACGCATTCTGCGACCGGGCGGTGTGTTCGCCGCGTACGATGCCGATTGGCCCCCCACGTTGAATTGGAAGGCGGAAAAATTGTACGACGAGTTTGACACGCGCGCGGAAGAAATCGGCGCGGCACGCGGATTTTATCGCGGCGTCAAGCAGTGGAATAAATCGGAGCATCTCGCTCGGATGCAAGCTAGTGACAAGTTTCGATTCGTCAAAGAACTGGTCGTGCATCACATCGAGCTGGGGAATGCCGAGCGACTGGTCGGACTCGCGTTGAGTCAGGGCGGAGTGGCGACCTTGCTCAAGCGCGGGATGACGGAAGCGGAAATCGGCGTGCCGGAATTTCGTGCGCGTGCACAAGAATTATTGGGCGATGCGCCATCGCCGTGGTATTTCAGTTATCGCGTGCGCGTGGGCATCATTTG
Proteins encoded in this window:
- a CDS encoding class I SAM-dependent methyltransferase → MTTNLVANVERFNGFADTYDKYRPQPPAILLDILTQLAQVERPRLVVDLGSGTGLSTRVWVDRAEQIIGVEPSDDMRRQSKARATGLANVRFQRGYSHETGLPDACAEIATASQSLHWMDPPTTFTEIARILRPGGVFAAYDADWPPTLNWKAEKLYDEFDTRAEEIGAARGFYRGVKQWNKSEHLARMQASDKFRFVKELVVHHIELGNAERLVGLALSQGGVATLLKRGMTEAEIGVPEFRARAQELLGDAPSPWYFSYRVRVGII